In Rhinolophus ferrumequinum isolate MPI-CBG mRhiFer1 chromosome 18, mRhiFer1_v1.p, whole genome shotgun sequence, a genomic segment contains:
- the SLC25A37 gene encoding mitoferrin-1 isoform X4, whose amino-acid sequence MATLLHDAVMNPAEVVKQRMQMYNSPHRSALSCIRTVWRTEGLRAFYRSYTTQLAMNVPFQSIHFITYEFLQEHVNPHRGYNPRSHIISGGLAGALAAAATTPLDVCKTLLNTQENMALNLANISGRLSGMANAFRTVYQLNGLPGYFKGMQARVLYQMPSTAISWSVYEFFKYFLTKHKLENRTPY is encoded by the coding sequence TTGTGAAGCAGCGCATGCAGATGTACAACTCGCCCCACCGGTCGGCCCTCAGCTGCATCCGGACAGTTTGGAGGACTGAGGGCTTGCGGGCCTTCTACCGGAGTTACACCACGCAGCTGGCCATGAACGTTCCCTTCCAGTCCATCCACTTCATCACCTATGAGTTCCTGCAGGAGCATGTCAACCCTCACCGGGGCTATAACCCACGGTCCCATATCATCTCAGGAGGGCTGGCCGGGGCCCTCGCCGCGGCCGCCACCACCCCCCTGGACGTGTGTAAGACCCTCCTCAACACTCAGGAGAACATGGCCCTCAACTTGGCCAACATCAGTGGCCGGCTGTCGGGCATGGCCAACGCTTTCCGGACAGTGTACCAGCTCAACGGCCTGCCTGGCTACTTCAAAGGCATGCAGGCCCGTGTTCTCTACCAGATGCCTTCCACTGCCATTTCCTGGTCCGTCTATGAGTTTTTCAAGTACTTCCTCACCAAGCACAAGCTGGAGAATCGAACTCCATACTGA